A single window of Candidatus Methanomethylicota archaeon DNA harbors:
- a CDS encoding glycosyltransferase family 1 protein, giving the protein MRVLMISPRVSGIGGVAQHVSSLMSRLRRMGFDVDYISTENTVHIPIKGLYNPSFSLSSFWK; this is encoded by the coding sequence TTCGCCGAGAGTTTCCGGTATTGGTGGCGTGGCTCAGCATGTTTCCAGTTTGATGAGTAGGTTGAGGAGGATGGGTTTCGATGTGGATTACATTTCCACTGAGAATACTGTTCATATACCTATTAAGGGGTTGTATAATCCAAGCTTTTCACTCTCATCTTTCTGGAAGG